In the Ananas comosus cultivar F153 unplaced genomic scaffold, ASM154086v1, whole genome shotgun sequence genome, tggttacaaagactataaaaaataatacatatGGATGTGGATATTGATTTTGTATATATCTGATTCGTATTTAACCGtgaacatttatttatattattttttttcctttctgtaGTAGATTTTTATTCAGTGATATGAAATCGAAGTTCAGATTCGAGTTTAAAATTGGTTTCCGGGTTCAGATTTTAGTTTGGTTCGGATTTaccttttcaaaattttttcggATCGGATTCACATTTGGAATTTTTTTCGAATCCGAATTTGGGTATTCGAAAAGTTGGAATAGATCTGATCCGTTGTCTTATGGTGTTTAGGACGAAGGGTCTATTCGGCTATTAATGCAACCATTAATGTGGTCATGAGTGGAGAAGTCACCCCGTTAGGGTTTCCGCCGTTTAGATTTTTTGCCCcgtctcttcttcctcctctccgtcGCCGTCATTGCCATGAGCAGCCAGCGTTACTTCGGTGTTTGCCAGGAGGCTTGCGCACTGTTTCTGTCGCTGTCTCCGCCGTGGCATGGCGGGGGTGGTGTGTACGATCTATGGATCTTCTGATTTGCTTAGATGGCTGAGAGGGCACGTCATCTGTAGCAACTCACCGGATCCGGTAGGATCCGGCCACCGGTGTAGATGGCTGCAGGGATTTGGCCGGATTTGACAGGATCTATGGGTTTCTGATTTGACcatcaaatttttctttttttttccttttttctttgtcAAGTTTATCTACTCCTATGCCTGATATTTCTTCTATAAATAGCACCTCTTTTCTTGgtttagttatttttttcttatgctTATGCTTATGCTTATGGTTTTTTCTCTCTACTCTCCTATTCTGTTAGCTCTTTGTTGTACTCTTGGTTTTCTGCTACACCTGGTAGTCTGAGGTGTggaagtgtcacgccccggggtcccttttcagtttaaaacaaagcggaaaagcgtctgagtttttttttttttttttaaaaatctgaccccagagtatgccagatccgccacaaatacagggaatccactgttcacacggacagagtctcccctgtatttgcacggcgtcgatcaaatacacagtacaaccaggatacaaccacaaccagatgaatataaagataattatacattcatacattcaccattcacatcacagttttacattcaaggtttaaacagaaatccacattttcaaatgtaaataaatactgaaccacataaactaactaaactatatatcaacagaaataccaagATAACAAACATAAGCTcaaaataacctgggtcggagcTCTATCTTACGCATACGCCACGTACGATCACTCTCGTCCCAACACTCATCGCCCCGCGACGAATAAACCTTACAAAAACCTGAAAATGTGGGGATGTGAGAAATACGTAAACATGTTCCCCCAGTGGTACCCGCAAGCCGACAGAAGGCTAGACTATCACCGGATCAGAAAAGAGATAGACAACAGTTAGTAGGTAattaaaatacagtagcaacgataatgaacaaTGATAAATATCaatgaaagcacaactacctACACTCTAAGACACGCAAGCACACAAGatacaaaactatagtagcaagtacaactgtaaagaaagaactagaagtacaTATGCACAACCGACTATAAGCTTAATGTCTTCAACCGGACGAGACCGTCCAAAATCCAATCTACTAACCGCCCGGTGTCCGGCTCAGCGACTCTCAGGCCAAAAGCCACTACTTGCTCACTACCTGGCATTAACccagcacaaagagaacaccgctggctCACGATCGGATGTAACGACCACTTTCCAGGAAAAGAACACGACCTCCTGCGGGATCACCCCCTGGTGTACGTAAAGCCACTCGAGCTTGGCGATGCAATGCGGATATAATCAATAACAACCGTCGCAATTCAGCCGACAATTCACTGCCGCTCTGGCAACGACCAGTCGTAGTCATCACTAACAACGGACTCGTCCGAGATAGGGTCAATGTATGAAAGAACTGAACGAACCAAACAGTACCGAATAATAGGAGACCGACCAACCAAGGTACAATATAGATATACGATGCATCTACTCTAACCCTATACAAAATACTATTACAACACAAAACAACCAGGCCAcgtaaataaaatagtatagaTACTTCGCTCTCGATTCAATATAAACTACGAACGAAAGAACGACGACGATAGTCAACAGAGTGATCGATATAGTCAAACTAACCGTTCACACCAcgcgacaatcctacccctcaggtaCTCCCGACCCTCAAGTATCGAACAAGCAGAGTCAAGAATAACTAACCCAATACAATGCAAacatcgaccaaccaggtcaacaatataaataaaagcCCGATCAACTAGGTACCGAAAGAAGTACGAGCCGAACACCAATTAGTCACCGAACAAATACAGAACCGACCATCAGCATCACGATAATCACATATGAAAACTACTCTAACTTCTACACATGATACAACCATAGAAACATAGTGAGTAGAGTAAAAAAAACAACGGAATGCAGCTCAATACTATACAAtcagatatatataataaatgaccAGATATAACGAAGAACAAGTAGAaacatcaccgagcgtgcaccactgtaccatgACAGTCATCGAATACCTTCACTGTACAAATTGCCGTAGTCTCCTACTAGGCAAAAGGAGTCAAACCGACCTAATGAGAGTCCACCGGTTAAGGTCTAACCTACAGTAATAATCATAGATCCACAACCTAACAAGCAAACCATGAGTCGCTTTTCCCGCAACCGATCGCCGTAAGACGCCGCGAATCCATAATGCCACGGATATCGCGGACCACGAAATGTCCGAACATACCGACTCGAGCTACAGTCACCTGCTGCACTAAACACTTATTTAGTGTGACGGCAGCTAAACAACCAGAGATACAAACAACAAACAACTATAATTGATAATGTTTGGATACGGGTTCCCCGAAGTGTCTAATTTACACAATGACCGTGAACCCACGTCTCATACCGTTAATCATTTCCGAGAGGACCAGCCATATAAGTCAGCGACTACACAACAACCAACGATAGCATCGCGAATATTCGAACCGAACCCTTATGCTCCTCGCGTGTTTCGCCGAAAAACCATCCGTAAATCATTATTCCCGATCTTGCAAGGTCTCGGGCCttgacaatcagtccagaggttgtCCAGCTTGACTAGTTACCGCAACGCAACAGTACATACAACGCGAACTGCATACAGTCCCTACGACACatgaaatcacatcattttattgATTTCATGGTCCGAAGAGTCGTACAAGAATAACACAAACCGGATCAACGAAGGTGACATCAACTGCTGCTAGATTTCAATCGCTGAGGCGTCGcatcacctttcggagcactgcgcCCCAACACGCGCTGCGCACTCGAGCGTCACACATCAGCGACACAACGCGGCGCACCACATGAAAATCTACCTAAACCTTAACACGCGCATCCTATACCCTCACAGAGATACATCGTATCACATCGACCCACATCCCGTGCCAACCCTGGGGTTCGGGGATCGTCGATCCATGACACCGGAAAGGTGACCGAAAAGTGCAAACCCAGTGGCTGGAAAGCAAACTAAAACAATACGGAGATTTGGAGCAAGGATGGCAGCCGGCATCGACGAACGGCGGCTCCGGTCGGGGATGGGAGCAGTCGGTCCGAGAGCATCCGAGAGGGTGCTGGCCGCGCGGCGCAGCCGTGGGGTCGCGGCGGAGATCAGCCGCCCAGTCCTCTCGGTCACAAGGTTGCTCCCCCGAGCCCGGCGCGAGTCGGCGGGCCGAAGGAGCCGGACGACCCACACGGTTCAGTGCCAGGACCGAGGGTCAAGGCAGTTCACCTCGGTTGGCACTGCGGCGCTTCGGGGCGCGCTCCAAGTCGACATTGCCGCACCTTCTGGGCGGCTGCGGATACTACAGTCGGCGCCGCCCGCTGCGATGAAAAGGCGGGATGCACCACGAGGCACGGAGGCTTCCAAGGTCGGGCACTGCCTGACAATACGTCGAGCCGCGGCGGAGATGCGCGGCGGGAAGCAGAGACACGTCCAAGCTCGCCACCTCCGATCTGGCGGCGTGCGGCGTATCCAAGCGGAACCGACACCATCAATGACGCGGGAACGGCGCGACGCGCCAGACGGTCACAGGAAAGCGGCTGCATAACGGCCAGGCGGCGCGCGCACGGAGCAAAGTGCAGGTCAAGTTGGCCCGCACGATGCGCTCCAGATGCCGCAGAGAGTCGGCGTTGCGCCGACGCGCGCGGGGagtcggcgacggcggcggagggtcGGGGGGGTTGAGCGGAAAGCGGCGCGGCCGATCTAAGGTGCTTTACTAGCGGACCCTGAGCTCAAGTCCCCTCGTCTGCGTTGACGCCAGTTAGGCCGTGGCTTGCTCGCACGACTCCGGCGTGTCGTAGGCGAGGACGGCCAGTAACACAGCACGGAGGGGAAGCTCGGCAACCATAGCTCAATACCAGGGCCTTCTCCGGAAGTCAAGACGGTCATGCACTGAGGTGAGGAAGTCTGATGGAGATGATGGAAGGAAAGGAGCTGAGGCTTTTCCCGGGTGGCCAGGGTTGCTCCCCGGCGCAGGGGTGCGAGCACCGACAAGGCAGGATGGTTGAAGTCATCTAGGTTTCATGGGAGGAAGTGACATCGATCTAAGTGTTTCGTGCCAATATATTCCTAACtcctaaaaatatatacaatgaCTTCAGAAAACCCCTTCCcaacacaaaatatttaaaggTTCAGCTCCGCAGAGAGTTGTAACTTGCGGCCTACAAACCTCCAACGTCCGATTCCAGCTaatcggtacataaaatgtcgcaacttttgcgaaattaccgttttgccatcaccgacctctcctcgatcaacgtgcgatctccgtagatccgtccgtcagatttgcgaacggattgtaccagtgcgatcagcacttcggagacaacaaagctaccattttggttcacctcgaacggtcacggattcgcgacgaaatccaatCTCTCTCCATAAGGCCAAAAtgacgcacaattacatataaaacgcgtatttttagattttctcaaaatccgtgcatcaaactcaaaatccgtcagcgctagtagttccagaatagctgaatccttcgaaatgagctattggactgctatgaacggagtccgatacgcaccagaagccaactctactccgtggcctctacggaaaaccggagttactattcacttaagtgaaaactaataatcgcgtaacttctccgtttaagctcattttctcctgaaacttgacgagtgcttatgtaattaaattacacacataaacatcgtcaacagagagtttagttgcacagtcaaaaatctcagtccttacaggaAGTGTGGTTTTTATCTTGGGGTTTGTGTGTTTTTTATTATGTCCGTCTTAATATTTATGTATACTAATATGTTTCCCATCTTCTGATTCTTCCTGCATGTGCATGTTTTTCGTGTTGGTAGCCGGGTTGACTCTGTTGCTTGACGAGAATCAAATATAGGTGTATAAATTTTGTTGTCGTTTATTTTCTTACTTAGTTTACCATACTGCATGCTAACTacgttcttcttttttttttacatgttaATTGCCTCTTTGCTGAAACGGTGGTATTGGAATGGCGGACGAAACATTGGTTTAGTAACTTTCAAGGTATTATATAACTAAGTGTTGtctgtttatttattttcttcaacATTGTATGCTGTATTGATTGCATGCTTTTGATGTTTAGTGTCTGATTAGACTGCTGTTATGGCGCcggtaattttttcaatttgttttcgTGAATTGCTCCGTGATGTATGCCAAAAGTATTCTCTATCCATGCTGATGTATGGTGTCCCGATTGAGAATGAAAAAGGTGCAATTAGAGTTTATGGTGAGATTGAGTTAGTTAGAGGAGATACTGTGACAGAGGCTGGGAGATGTTGGAGTGCACCGTGTCCTAATATTGATGAGAGTGAAGAAGATGCGGCACGACGATGTGTCGGAAAGCTCCGTGATGAGTTTAGTTTTGATGTTAGAGACTTCAATTTAGAGGATAAGAAATGTTTCGAAGATTTATATGGGCGACTTTCTATAGAGCATGAAGTTGTTATGAAAAAATATAAGCGTGTGAAAAAAGACTACAGACTTCTTTGGGGATACTACAACGATCTGTTGACCGAGAAGAAGTGGTATGTTACCGAGCGGATTGGTCTAAAAAAGATGATTGTTGCGTGTGGTGATCTGCTTGATCGTCCAAATGCTGCTACATTGGATCAAAATGGCAGTGCTGATGATTCTGAAAGGATCCTGTGGCGCCACCTGGTTATGGAACTTTTTGCTCTTGAGtgcatatttctttttttttagtatattcTATTGTTGAAAGTATGGAGTTAAATAGGATTTTCTTCACTCTTTTTACCttttatttgggcattttttcttatatattttggTATGTTTTATCTTCTACTTATctctaatttattaaaaagttcTTGATTGATATGGGTGACATTGTGTCGCAGTTATACTTCGTTAAAGTTGTAAAAATCGTAGCTGATTTATTCAAATCGGTATCTATATTGGTAATATTTGGATGTCTAGCTCAATAAGCAACCAGTTACCACCAAAATAATCCGTAATGTATTAACAAATCTGAGACAAATCCGAGCCGAATAATTTTCCTCTTATATCTActgcttttttaaaattttatcttcttGGTAGAATCtgattttactattatttttcattttgaacACATTCAATTTTTTGCCTTGCTTTTGaaattatacagatattgcgTCGAATTTTTTTCCTTACTTATAGTTCTAAATATGCGCAATTATCTGCTTGCAGTTGCCGTAGATAAAAAAATGCGGttattttttgcctttttagATTACTGTTTCATATGgcatttagttatttttttgctATCTGTAACTGACCTTAGCAATATTTGAATAGCTAGCTTGATGAGCAATCAGCTGCTGGCAAAATAATATGTGATGTGTTAAGAAATATCAACCAAATCTGAGTCTTCGATACTTCGATATTTTGTGTGTAGTTTTTATTCCTGTTCGTCAATAGTATTGATATTTATTATGTCACCATTTCTCACTAAGTTAAACTGCTTTGCCATcattactgtttttttttaactctttttttgtaattctttttattttataatctttGATTTATTATTGATATTTATTGTGTAATACAGTATCATccgattatattattttataaagctttactttatatatttttttgtgctATTTCTGTTTGCATATTTCATATACCTTGATAAAGTTGTATGGTCATTGACTTATTCTAACCAAATTTTAATAAGAAGCTAACACTTGAGTTTAGAAAAAAGCATATGAATTAGAAACTGAACCGTTTCAAACACGCCAAGTCGCAATGCACAAGGGGTGCACACCGCGAGTAACCGTTCCAAACACGTCAAGTCGCAATACACAAGGGGTGCAAACCGCGAGTAACCGTTCCAAACACGTCAAGTCGCAATACACAACCAGTgtaagcaaaataaaaatgacagtttttatttctaaacattCACAATTCTTTCTACCAATTCAAATCTTTGTTTTCTTAcaatttatgttttattctttGTTTTGCAGAAGCTCTCAATCAGCTCTAGACAAACCAATAtcccaaaaaggaaaaagacctTTTAGGTAACACAAAAATCTtctattacattttttttttctttacatatCTGTGCTAAAAAAGTTTTCGTTAACTTTTCATTGTAATTTGCAGCTACATTGAAGACATTGCATCAGCAACTGATGAAGTATAGTCTTTATTACTGCTACTTTTCAAACTCTATGTAAATTTTAAGGTTTAAGAATTGTATCCTTTTTGGTTTATACAAATTATgttatattaaacttttttttagttcttttgttattatcaaaTACTTTGGCTTCTTCCAACTATTTTGTTCTGTTCATTGGCTCTATACTGAtacactttcttttttcttatagttttttttatttattaaattatttctaataaaattttgttatctaactttaaaaaaatactcAGTACATCACACATCTTGATTTAgtaaatatgtataattttatttttcttctgaaGCTTTTCCATAATTAGAAGTTTTCGAAGTACTCTATTTACTTCAATATGCCGACTTTTTTTCACAcctttaactaaaattttttgatagcaatcaaatattttgttttatccTTTTTACATTTGCTTTCCTTATTAAATAGACCGaaatatattactaatttttattttattatttattatttatttataaaaaatgtaaacGAACCCGTTGCGTAGCACGGGTTctttaactagtatatattatagaagTTCTAATTTCctgttctttttttaaaaaaaataaatgaatagaataattagtcaaaaaattatggaatatgaaacaaaatagataaaatgataataaattatGTAATCATTGTAAGTCGGGAAAAAACAATTTAGcttaataataaagtaatacGAAAGTAGTCCTAGAAATGAAATACAcgattaaacaaatttaaatgacaatataaaaattagtatattGATTAGctataaatttaacaaaatactCTATTGATATTATAAAATGATAACAAAATAAGTAAGTTTTAAATAAGTGAATAGaata is a window encoding:
- the LOC109704044 gene encoding uncharacterized protein LOC109704044, producing MAPVIFSICFRELLRDVCQKYSLSMLMYGVPIENEKGAIRVYGEIELVRGDTVTEAGRCWSAPCPNIDESEEDAARRCVGKLRDEFSFDVRDFNLEDKKCFEDLYGRLSIEHEVVMKKYKRVKKDYRLLWGYYNDLLTEKKWYVTERIGLKKMIVACGDLLDRPNAATLDQNGSADDSERILWRHLVMELFALECIFLFF